One genomic segment of Mycolicibacterium chubuense NBB4 includes these proteins:
- the urtD gene encoding urea ABC transporter ATP-binding protein UrtD, translated as MTGAEAERRPVAGGNAGMGAQYLEVRGLTVDFDGFTAVSDVDLTLFQGDLRFLIGPNGAGKTTVIDAITGLVSATGSVNKSGVELLGRKVHRIARLGVGRTFQTASVFEQLTVLQNLDIAAGAGRSPWTLLRRRRGVAPVIEEALELTGLTGLADRPAGVLAHGQKQWLEIGMLLVQNADVLLLDEPVAGMSAEEREETGNLLRRIGGERTVVVVEHDMDFMRAFATSVTVLARGAVVAEGSVAEVQADPKVQEVYLGTAAAGAGGIELVEENS; from the coding sequence ATGACCGGGGCCGAGGCCGAGCGCCGGCCGGTCGCAGGCGGCAACGCCGGCATGGGCGCGCAGTATCTCGAAGTTCGCGGCTTGACAGTCGATTTCGACGGTTTCACGGCGGTCAGCGATGTCGACCTCACGCTGTTTCAGGGCGACCTGCGGTTCCTGATCGGGCCGAACGGCGCGGGCAAGACCACCGTGATCGACGCGATCACCGGGCTGGTGTCGGCCACCGGCTCGGTCAACAAGTCCGGCGTCGAACTGCTCGGCAGGAAGGTGCACCGGATCGCCCGCCTCGGGGTGGGTCGGACATTCCAGACCGCGAGTGTCTTCGAGCAGCTGACCGTGCTGCAGAACCTCGACATCGCCGCCGGCGCGGGCCGCTCGCCGTGGACGCTGCTGCGCCGCCGCCGCGGCGTGGCGCCGGTGATCGAGGAGGCACTGGAGCTCACCGGTCTGACCGGGCTGGCGGACCGGCCGGCCGGCGTCCTCGCCCACGGCCAGAAGCAGTGGCTGGAGATCGGCATGCTGCTGGTGCAGAACGCCGACGTGCTGCTGCTCGACGAACCGGTGGCCGGCATGAGCGCCGAGGAACGCGAGGAGACGGGGAACCTGTTGCGGCGCATCGGTGGTGAGCGCACGGTCGTCGTCGTCGAGCACGACATGGACTTCATGCGAGCCTTCGCGACGTCGGTGACCGTGCTGGCTCGCGGGGCGGTGGTCGCCGAGGGTTCGGTCGCCGAGGTACAGGCCGACCCGAAGGTGCAGGAGGTCTACCTGGGCACCGCGGCGGCGGGCGCCGGCGGAATCGAACTCGTCGAGGAGAACTCCTGA
- the urtE gene encoding urea ABC transporter ATP-binding subunit UrtE, translating into MLQLVDVRTGYGRSEVIHGVTLEVPSDDVAAVMGHNGAGKTTLLRAAVGLLRCASGRVLFDGEDITGLRPSARVARGLAYVPQGQQSFGQLTTAENLQVVADGRKNGKQLIDEALDLFPALKELLTRRAGLLSGGQRQQLAIARALITSPTCLILDEPTEGIQPSVVSEIEAAITALTRRGGLGVLLVEQHIGFALESSQRYYILEAGRVTSSGTGGLASESDVRAAMAI; encoded by the coding sequence ATGCTGCAGCTGGTGGACGTCCGGACCGGGTACGGCCGCAGCGAGGTGATCCACGGCGTCACGCTCGAAGTGCCGTCCGACGACGTGGCCGCGGTGATGGGCCACAACGGCGCCGGGAAGACGACGCTGCTGCGCGCAGCCGTCGGACTGCTCAGGTGCGCGTCGGGCAGGGTGCTCTTCGACGGGGAGGACATCACGGGGTTACGGCCGAGCGCGCGGGTCGCCCGCGGCCTGGCGTACGTGCCGCAGGGTCAGCAATCGTTCGGTCAGTTGACCACCGCGGAGAACCTGCAGGTGGTCGCGGACGGCCGGAAGAACGGCAAGCAGTTGATCGACGAGGCGCTCGATCTGTTCCCAGCGCTCAAGGAGTTGCTGACGCGCCGCGCCGGGTTGCTCTCCGGCGGGCAGCGTCAGCAGTTGGCGATCGCGCGGGCGCTGATCACCTCGCCCACGTGCCTGATCCTCGACGAACCGACCGAGGGCATTCAGCCGTCGGTGGTCTCCGAGATCGAGGCGGCCATCACCGCTTTGACCAGACGGGGCGGCCTGGGCGTGCTTCTCGTCGAGCAGCACATCGGCTTCGCGCTGGAGTCGTCGCAGCGCTACTACATCCTCGAGGCCGGCCGGGTCACCTCCAGTGGGACCGGCGGTTTGGCGTCGGAGTCCGACGTCCGCGCCGCGATGGCCATCTGA
- a CDS encoding DUF2254 domain-containing protein, with protein MTRDGHGGRDESSLVQAVRMRHTVLLDALRSRLWPVPALGVVAAVVAGIAIPELDGAVDQHLPTALADYLFGGGADAAREILGAIATSLITVTSLTFSLTLVTLQLASSQYSPRLLRTFAADRFVQRTLGLFLATFAYALTVLRTVRNDSDVAREFVPQIAVTLSYVLAVASVLALVLFLGHLVRQIRIETMLDHVRTDIENTAGRLLEPIDDHPRHDLAPTPPQFASPLTARSSGFLVEIDEQALLTAAVDADAVIWIDRPVGSDLVAGVPVAFAWRAGSSRGSLDDDEAASVHECVAAALKVGIERTTTQDVGYGLRQLTDVVIRALSPGINDPTTAVHGLNSCSAVLCGLAGYHLGRRILRDDDQVARVVLARPDLPDLLDLVCDQTQLYGASDPAVLGRLLTMLRELAWVVVSPGHRDAVADRVRRLERVIAEQRFDPVDRRRFEQLAARAREALDRRWPPT; from the coding sequence ATGACGCGAGACGGCCACGGCGGCCGTGACGAATCGAGCCTGGTCCAAGCCGTCCGGATGCGCCACACCGTGCTTCTCGACGCCCTGCGCAGTCGACTGTGGCCGGTGCCGGCACTGGGCGTGGTCGCAGCCGTCGTCGCCGGGATCGCGATCCCGGAACTCGACGGCGCAGTCGACCAGCATCTGCCGACCGCGTTGGCGGACTACTTGTTCGGTGGCGGCGCCGACGCCGCCCGCGAGATTCTCGGGGCCATCGCCACCTCGCTGATCACGGTGACGTCGTTGACGTTCTCACTGACCCTGGTGACGCTCCAGCTGGCCAGCAGTCAGTACAGCCCGAGACTGTTGCGGACCTTCGCGGCGGATCGGTTCGTCCAACGCACCCTCGGGCTGTTCCTCGCGACGTTCGCCTATGCGCTCACCGTGCTGCGCACCGTTCGCAACGACAGCGACGTCGCCAGAGAATTCGTCCCGCAGATCGCGGTCACGCTGTCTTACGTGCTGGCGGTGGCCAGCGTCCTGGCTCTGGTGCTGTTCCTGGGGCATCTCGTCCGCCAGATCCGGATCGAGACGATGCTCGACCACGTTCGCACCGACATCGAGAACACCGCGGGACGGCTGCTCGAACCGATCGATGACCACCCGCGTCACGACCTCGCACCGACCCCGCCGCAGTTCGCGTCACCGTTGACCGCGCGGTCCTCGGGCTTCCTAGTCGAGATCGACGAACAGGCGCTGCTGACCGCGGCCGTGGACGCCGACGCGGTGATCTGGATCGACCGGCCGGTCGGGTCCGACCTGGTGGCCGGGGTTCCGGTGGCGTTCGCGTGGCGGGCTGGGTCCTCGCGCGGTTCGCTGGACGATGACGAGGCGGCCTCGGTGCACGAGTGCGTTGCCGCGGCACTGAAGGTGGGCATCGAGCGCACCACCACTCAGGACGTCGGCTACGGCCTTCGGCAGCTGACCGACGTCGTGATCCGGGCCTTGAGTCCGGGCATCAACGATCCCACCACCGCCGTGCACGGGCTGAACTCGTGCAGTGCGGTGCTCTGCGGGCTCGCCGGCTACCACCTGGGCCGGCGGATCCTGCGTGACGACGACCAGGTGGCCAGAGTGGTCCTCGCCCGCCCGGATCTTCCCGACCTGCTGGACCTGGTGTGTGACCAGACGCAGTTGTACGGTGCGAGCGACCCCGCGGTTCTGGGCAGGCTGCTGACGATGCTGCGGGAACTCGCCTGGGTGGTCGTGTCGCCGGGCCATCGTGACGCTGTCGCCGACCGGGTCCGGCGACTCGAACGCGTCATCGCCGAACAGCGGTTCGACCCGGTTGACCGTCGGCGGTTCGAACAGCTCGCCGCCCGCGCGCGGGAAGCACTCGACCGCCGCTGGCCTCCCACCTGA
- the hisS gene encoding histidine--tRNA ligase: MTEFKAPKGVPDYLPPDSAEFVAVRAGLLDAARRAGYGDIELPIFEDTALFARGVGESTDVVSKEMYTFADRGDRSVTLRPEGTAGVMRAVIEHGLDRGQLPVKLCYSGPFFRYERPQAGRYRQLQQVGVEAIGVDDPALDAEVIAVADAGFRALGLEGFRLEITSLGDDTCRPQYRELLQEFLFRLDLDEETRRRAEINPLRVLDDKRPHMREMTADAPVMLDHLSDVAKEHFDTVLAHLDALAVPYVINPRMVRGLDYYTKTTFEFVHDGLGAQSGIGGGGRYDGLMRELGGRDLSGIGFGLGVDRTLLALRAEGKTAGETARVDVYAVPLGADAKIRLAVLAAQLRGAGVRVDMAYGDRGLKGAMRGADRSGASVALVAGDRDLEAGTVGVKSLATGEQVDVAMDSVVAEVLSRLS, translated from the coding sequence GTGACCGAATTCAAGGCGCCCAAAGGCGTCCCCGACTATCTGCCGCCCGACTCGGCCGAGTTCGTCGCCGTCCGCGCGGGCCTATTGGATGCCGCGCGGCGCGCCGGGTACGGCGACATCGAGCTGCCCATCTTCGAAGACACCGCACTGTTCGCCCGCGGGGTGGGGGAATCCACCGACGTGGTGTCCAAGGAGATGTACACCTTCGCCGACCGCGGCGACCGCTCGGTGACGCTGCGCCCGGAGGGCACCGCGGGCGTGATGCGGGCGGTGATCGAGCACGGCCTCGACCGCGGGCAGTTGCCGGTGAAGCTGTGCTACTCGGGACCGTTCTTCCGCTACGAGCGTCCGCAGGCCGGTCGCTACCGTCAGCTCCAGCAGGTCGGGGTGGAGGCGATCGGCGTCGACGACCCCGCGCTGGACGCCGAGGTCATCGCGGTGGCCGACGCGGGCTTCCGCGCGCTCGGGTTGGAGGGCTTCCGCCTGGAGATCACGTCGCTGGGCGACGACACGTGCCGGCCGCAGTATCGAGAGTTGTTGCAGGAGTTCCTGTTTCGGCTCGATCTGGACGAAGAAACCCGGCGCCGCGCCGAGATCAACCCGCTGCGGGTGCTCGACGACAAGCGTCCGCACATGCGCGAGATGACCGCGGACGCGCCGGTCATGCTCGACCACCTCTCGGATGTCGCCAAGGAGCACTTCGACACGGTGCTGGCACATCTGGACGCGTTGGCCGTGCCGTACGTGATCAATCCGCGCATGGTGCGGGGGCTGGACTATTACACGAAGACGACCTTCGAGTTCGTTCACGACGGACTCGGCGCCCAGTCGGGCATCGGCGGCGGCGGACGCTACGACGGGCTGATGCGTGAGCTGGGCGGCCGGGACCTGTCGGGCATCGGCTTCGGGCTCGGAGTGGACCGCACGCTGCTCGCCCTGCGCGCCGAGGGCAAGACGGCCGGTGAGACCGCTCGCGTCGACGTCTACGCGGTGCCGTTGGGGGCGGACGCCAAGATCCGGCTCGCAGTGCTCGCCGCGCAGCTGCGCGGCGCGGGCGTGCGGGTCGACATGGCCTACGGCGACCGCGGTCTCAAGGGCGCGATGCGCGGCGCGGACCGCTCCGGTGCGTCGGTCGCGCTGGTGGCCGGCGACCGGGATCTGGAGGCGGGCACCGTCGGGGTGAAGAGCCTCGCCACCGGCGAACAGGTCGATGTCGCGATGGACTCGGTTGTCGCAGAGGTGCTTTCGCGGCTCTCCTGA